The Thermus brockianus genome window below encodes:
- the leuS gene encoding leucine--tRNA ligase → MEKYNPHAIEPKWQRFWKQKGFMKAKEVPGKRGKQYVLVMFPYPSGDLHMGHLKNYTMGDVLARFRRVQGYEVLHPMGWDAFGLPAENAALKFGVHPRDWTYQNIRQAKESLELMGILYDWDREVTTCEPDYYRWNQWIFLKMWEKGLAYRAKGLVNWCPKCQTVLANEQVVEGRCWRHEDTLVEKRELEQWYLRITAYADRLLRDLEGLDWPEKVKAMQRAWIGRSEGAEIHFPVEGREERITVFTTRPDTLFGATFMVLAPEHPLTLELAAPERREEVLAYVEAAKRKTEIERQAEGREKTGVFLGAYALNPATGERIPIWTADYVLYGYGTGAIMAVPAHDSRDYEFAKKYGLPIKKVIERPGEPLPEPLEGAYEEPGIMVNSGPFDGTESEEGKRKVIAWLEEKGLGKARITYRLRDWLISRQRYWGTPIPMVHCPTCGVVPVPEEELPVLLPDLKDVEDIRPKGKSPLEAHPEFYETTCPQCGGPAKRDTDTMDTFFDSSWYYLRYADPKNERLPFAREKADFWMPVDQYIGGVEHAVLHLLYSRFFTKFLHDLGMVGVEEPFQGLFTQGMVMAWTDFGPVEVEGDRVRLPEPTRIQLEIGENELSLEDVRKMGAELRPHEDGTLHLWKPAVMSKSKGNGVMVGPFVKEEGADIARITILFAAPPENEMVWTEEGVQGAWRFLNRVWRRVVEDQEALLAISGQFQAEALEGEDKALYGKLHETLKKVTQDLEALRFNTAIAALMELLNALYEYRRKRPVTPVYRTAIRYYLQMLFPFAPHIAEELWHRFWPDSLFEAGWPELDESALERDVVEVAVQVNGRVRGTIRISKDAPLEVALAEAKKVPNVQAHLKGKEVMKEIYVPGKILNLVVR, encoded by the coding sequence AAGGCCAAGGAGGTCCCGGGGAAGCGGGGCAAGCAGTACGTCCTCGTCATGTTCCCCTACCCCTCCGGGGACCTGCACATGGGCCACCTGAAGAACTACACCATGGGGGACGTCCTCGCCCGCTTCCGCCGGGTGCAGGGCTACGAGGTCCTCCACCCCATGGGCTGGGACGCCTTCGGCCTGCCGGCGGAGAACGCCGCCTTGAAGTTCGGCGTCCACCCCCGGGACTGGACCTACCAGAACATCCGCCAGGCCAAGGAGAGCCTGGAGCTCATGGGCATCCTTTACGACTGGGACCGGGAGGTGACCACCTGTGAGCCCGACTACTACCGCTGGAACCAGTGGATCTTCCTCAAGATGTGGGAGAAGGGCCTGGCCTACCGGGCCAAGGGCCTTGTGAACTGGTGCCCCAAGTGCCAGACGGTCCTCGCCAACGAACAGGTGGTGGAGGGGCGTTGCTGGCGGCACGAGGACACTTTGGTGGAAAAGCGGGAGCTGGAGCAGTGGTACCTGCGCATCACCGCCTACGCCGACCGGCTCCTTCGGGACCTCGAGGGCCTGGACTGGCCCGAGAAGGTGAAGGCCATGCAACGGGCCTGGATCGGCCGCTCGGAAGGGGCGGAGATCCACTTCCCCGTGGAGGGGCGCGAGGAGAGGATCACCGTCTTCACCACCCGCCCCGACACCCTCTTCGGGGCCACCTTCATGGTCCTGGCCCCCGAGCACCCCTTGACCCTGGAGCTTGCCGCCCCCGAGCGCCGGGAGGAGGTCTTGGCCTACGTGGAGGCGGCCAAGCGCAAGACGGAGATTGAGCGCCAGGCGGAAGGGCGGGAGAAGACGGGGGTTTTCCTGGGGGCCTACGCCCTTAACCCCGCCACCGGGGAGCGGATCCCCATCTGGACCGCCGACTACGTGCTCTATGGCTACGGCACCGGGGCCATCATGGCCGTGCCCGCCCACGACAGCCGGGACTACGAGTTCGCCAAGAAGTACGGCCTCCCCATCAAGAAGGTGATTGAACGCCCCGGCGAGCCCCTTCCCGAGCCCCTGGAGGGGGCCTACGAGGAGCCGGGCATCATGGTGAACTCCGGCCCCTTTGACGGCACGGAAAGCGAGGAGGGCAAGCGGAAGGTCATTGCCTGGCTGGAGGAAAAGGGCTTGGGTAAGGCCCGCATCACCTACCGCCTGCGGGACTGGCTCATCAGCCGCCAGCGCTACTGGGGCACCCCCATCCCCATGGTCCACTGCCCCACCTGCGGCGTGGTGCCGGTGCCCGAGGAGGAGCTTCCCGTCCTCCTCCCCGACCTCAAGGACGTGGAGGACATCCGCCCCAAGGGGAAAAGCCCCCTGGAGGCCCACCCCGAGTTCTACGAGACCACCTGTCCCCAGTGCGGCGGCCCCGCCAAGCGGGACACCGACACCATGGACACCTTCTTTGACAGCTCCTGGTACTACCTCCGCTACGCGGATCCCAAGAACGAACGCCTCCCCTTCGCCCGGGAGAAGGCGGACTTCTGGATGCCGGTGGACCAGTACATCGGCGGGGTGGAGCACGCCGTCTTGCACCTCCTCTATAGCCGCTTCTTCACCAAGTTCCTCCACGACCTGGGCATGGTGGGGGTGGAGGAGCCTTTCCAGGGCCTCTTCACCCAGGGCATGGTCATGGCCTGGACGGACTTCGGGCCCGTGGAGGTGGAAGGGGACCGGGTGCGCCTCCCCGAGCCCACCCGCATCCAGCTGGAGATTGGGGAAAACGAGCTTTCCCTGGAGGACGTGAGGAAGATGGGGGCTGAGCTCAGGCCCCACGAGGACGGCACCCTCCACCTCTGGAAGCCGGCGGTAATGAGCAAGTCCAAGGGCAACGGGGTCATGGTGGGGCCCTTTGTCAAGGAGGAGGGGGCGGACATCGCCCGCATCACCATCCTCTTCGCCGCCCCCCCCGAGAACGAGATGGTCTGGACCGAGGAGGGGGTGCAGGGGGCCTGGCGCTTCCTGAACCGGGTGTGGCGGCGGGTGGTGGAGGACCAGGAGGCCCTTTTGGCCATCTCGGGCCAGTTCCAGGCGGAGGCTTTGGAGGGGGAGGACAAGGCGCTTTACGGGAAGCTCCACGAAACCCTTAAGAAGGTGACGCAGGACCTCGAGGCCCTCCGCTTCAACACCGCCATCGCCGCCCTCATGGAGCTCTTGAACGCCCTCTACGAGTACCGCCGCAAGCGCCCCGTGACCCCCGTCTACCGCACCGCCATCCGCTACTACCTGCAGATGCTCTTTCCCTTCGCCCCCCACATCGCCGAGGAGCTTTGGCACCGCTTCTGGCCCGATAGCCTCTTTGAGGCGGGCTGGCCCGAGCTGGACGAAAGCGCCCTGGAGCGGGACGTGGTGGAGGTGGCGGTACAGGTGAACGGAAGGGTGCGGGGCACCATCAGGATTTCCAAGGATGCCCCCTTGGAGGTGGCCCTGGCGGAGGCCAAGAAGGTGCCCAACGTCCAGGCGCACCTGAAGGGCAAGGAGGTGATGAAGGAGATCTACGTGCCGGGGAAGATCCTCAACCTGGTAGTGCGCTAA
- a CDS encoding Clp1/GlmU family protein has translation MLLLLGPTDVGKTTLAHRLLEKLGEAYLLDLDPGQGALPGTFTLFRYREGTLTPVRRYLLGATSPAGLTARAVVGALRLARLIPRGSPAVADTDGLLDPEFRLLQAEALRPAEILILGSEALHQAFAWRRDLKVRPVPPLPEARRKSPRARRQNRLERLLAHFREARPRVLPLSFPPEPERLYGLLDPEGFFLAYGRLLAHTPGEGLFLTPTQGEVAQVVPTRLSLALSALPG, from the coding sequence GTGCTCCTCCTCCTGGGCCCCACGGACGTGGGCAAGACCACCTTGGCCCACAGGCTTTTGGAGAAGCTTGGGGAAGCCTACCTCCTGGACCTGGACCCGGGGCAAGGGGCCTTGCCCGGCACCTTCACCCTCTTCCGCTACCGGGAAGGCACCCTCACCCCGGTGCGCCGCTACCTCCTGGGGGCCACCTCCCCCGCTGGCCTCACGGCCCGGGCGGTGGTGGGGGCCTTGCGCTTAGCCCGCCTCATCCCCCGGGGAAGCCCTGCGGTGGCGGACACGGACGGCCTTTTGGACCCGGAGTTCCGCCTCCTCCAGGCGGAGGCCTTGCGCCCGGCGGAGATCCTCATCCTGGGCTCAGAGGCCCTCCACCAGGCCTTTGCCTGGCGCCGGGACCTCAAGGTGCGCCCAGTACCCCCCTTGCCCGAGGCGAGACGGAAAAGCCCAAGGGCGCGCCGGCAAAACCGCCTGGAGCGCCTCCTCGCCCACTTCCGGGAGGCGAGGCCCAGGGTCCTGCCCCTTTCCTTTCCCCCTGAGCCGGAAAGGCTTTACGGCCTCCTGGACCCCGAGGGGTTTTTCCTAGCCTACGGGCGGCTTTTGGCCCACACCCCGGGGGAGGGCCTCTTCCTCACCCCCACCCAGGGCGAGGTGGCCCAGGTGGTGCCCACCCGGCTAAGCCTTGCCCTTAGCGCACTACCAGGTTGA